TAAATTGTGCTAATTTAATTACAGTTTTTGGATTAAATGCATAAAACATATCTTCTATTGAAACTTCACTAATTTCATGTTTATCAAAAATAAGGTCAAAACCTTCTGTCATTTCTACAATTTGCTCTTGTAAAATTTTAGTTTTTATTTTTATTAAACCTGCCTCTATTAGCTTTGTTTTACCGTTAATTTTTTCAATTACAGCATAGCCACAGTTTCTAGTTCCTGGGTCAATTCCAAGTATTTTCACGTATTAACTCTTTTTGTTAAATTTTTTATTCACATTAG
This sequence is a window from Poseidonibacter parvus. Protein-coding genes within it:
- the ruvC gene encoding crossover junction endodeoxyribonuclease RuvC — translated: MKILGIDPGTRNCGYAVIEKINGKTKLIEAGLIKIKTKILQEQIVEMTEGFDLIFDKHEISEVSIEDMFYAFNPKTVIKLAQFRGAISLKVLQRFGNFAEYTPLQVKQAVTGNGKADKEQVAFMVKKLLGIKKEIKPLDITDAIAIALTHSQRIR